The Cyanobium sp. ATX 6F1 genome includes a region encoding these proteins:
- the proB gene encoding glutamate 5-kinase, with amino-acid sequence MPVRRVIKVGTSLLRGIAGRDTAAVIADLAASLSRQRADGHSVALVTSGAVGLGCRALELPGRPKEVAALQAAAAVGQGRLMGLYDAAFSAHGQTVAQVLLTRGDLASRRRYQSACRTLEQLLAWGVVPIINENDTLATHELRFGDNDTLSALVAVAVGANELILLTDVDRLYSGDPRRDANAEPIEEVGSLAELERLSGVATGGGQWGTGGMTTKLAAARIATSSGIRVRLADGRDPAVLEALLAGESLGTVFQPSPEPLPDRKGWLAHALVPKGKLWIDPGAERALLERGASLLAVGIRQVDGRFERRDAVRLMALDGRELGRGLSALSSEELALVIGQSSETLQRTLGADVGVAVVHRDHLVLTAPAALA; translated from the coding sequence ATGCCCGTGCGCCGTGTCATCAAGGTGGGAACCAGCCTGCTGCGGGGGATCGCCGGGCGCGACACCGCCGCCGTGATCGCTGATCTGGCCGCCAGCCTCAGCCGTCAGCGCGCGGATGGCCACAGCGTGGCCCTGGTCACCAGCGGTGCGGTGGGGCTGGGCTGCCGCGCCCTGGAGCTGCCGGGGCGCCCGAAGGAGGTGGCGGCGCTCCAGGCCGCCGCTGCCGTGGGTCAGGGACGCCTGATGGGCCTCTATGACGCCGCCTTTTCCGCCCACGGCCAGACGGTGGCCCAGGTGCTGCTGACCCGCGGCGATCTCGCCTCCCGCCGCCGTTACCAGAGCGCCTGCCGCACCCTGGAGCAGCTCCTGGCCTGGGGCGTGGTGCCGATCATCAACGAGAACGACACCCTGGCCACCCACGAGCTGCGCTTTGGCGACAACGACACCCTCTCGGCCCTGGTGGCGGTGGCGGTGGGGGCCAACGAGCTGATCCTGCTCACCGACGTGGACCGCCTCTACTCAGGGGATCCCCGGCGCGACGCCAACGCCGAGCCGATCGAGGAGGTGGGCAGCCTCGCGGAACTGGAACGGCTCAGCGGCGTGGCCACGGGCGGCGGCCAGTGGGGCACTGGAGGCATGACCACCAAGCTGGCGGCGGCCCGCATCGCCACCTCCAGTGGGATCCGCGTGCGCCTGGCCGATGGCCGCGATCCGGCTGTGCTCGAGGCCCTGCTGGCCGGGGAGAGCCTGGGCACCGTGTTCCAGCCCAGCCCCGAACCCCTGCCGGATCGCAAGGGCTGGCTGGCCCATGCCCTGGTGCCCAAGGGAAAGCTCTGGATCGACCCTGGCGCCGAGCGCGCCCTGCTGGAGCGCGGCGCCTCGTTGCTGGCGGTGGGCATCCGGCAGGTGGATGGTCGCTTCGAGCGCCGCGATGCCGTGCGCCTGATGGCCCTTGATGGCCGCGAGCTCGGCCGCGGCCTGAGCGCCCTGAGCAGTGAGGAGCTGGCCCTGGTGATCGGCCAGAGCAGTGAGACGCTCCAGCGCACCCTGGGCGCCGATGTGGGCGTTGCGGTGGTGCACCGCGACCACCTGGTGCTAACCGCCCCCGCCGCCCTGGCCTGA
- the lpxD gene encoding UDP-3-O-(3-hydroxymyristoyl)glucosamine N-acyltransferase, which yields MRFSELLARLSPGNAAGEPHLAADPELSGAAALDQAGPSQLSFLEAGHSLAAQLAASGAGALLLPSDPALQEQATSAGLAWVALKNPRLGFAEALEALYPARPRPSGIHPSAVVDPSASLGAGVSIAAHVVVGEGTVVGEGSTLHPGVVLYDDVVLAEGCEIHANAVLHPGSRLGRACVVHSNAVVGSEGFGFVPTASGWRKMPQTGLVVLEEGVEVGCGSTIDRPSVGETRIGAGTKIDNLVHIGHGVVTGQGCALAAQVGIAGGARLGNGVILAGQVGLANKAVMGDRSIASSKSGIHGEVAAGEVVSGYPAIPNRLWLRCSAAFNKLPEMARTLRQLSRDAS from the coding sequence ATGCGCTTCAGTGAACTGCTGGCCCGGCTCAGCCCCGGCAACGCCGCCGGTGAGCCCCATCTGGCTGCGGATCCCGAGCTCTCCGGTGCCGCCGCCCTCGATCAGGCGGGCCCTTCCCAGCTCAGTTTTCTGGAGGCGGGCCACAGCCTGGCGGCCCAACTGGCGGCCAGCGGCGCCGGCGCCCTGCTGCTCCCCAGCGACCCGGCCCTGCAGGAGCAGGCGACGTCGGCCGGCCTGGCCTGGGTGGCCTTGAAGAACCCCCGCCTCGGTTTTGCCGAGGCACTCGAAGCGCTCTATCCAGCCAGGCCCCGGCCCAGCGGCATCCACCCCAGCGCCGTGGTCGATCCCAGTGCCAGCCTCGGCGCCGGTGTGTCCATCGCGGCCCATGTGGTGGTGGGTGAGGGCACGGTGGTGGGTGAGGGCTCCACCCTCCACCCCGGCGTGGTGCTCTACGACGACGTGGTGCTGGCGGAGGGCTGCGAGATCCACGCCAACGCCGTCCTCCACCCCGGTTCCCGCCTGGGACGCGCCTGCGTGGTGCATTCCAACGCGGTCGTGGGGTCGGAGGGTTTCGGCTTCGTGCCCACCGCCAGCGGCTGGCGCAAGATGCCCCAGACCGGCCTGGTGGTGCTTGAGGAGGGGGTCGAGGTGGGTTGCGGCAGCACGATCGATCGGCCCTCGGTGGGGGAGACCCGCATCGGCGCTGGCACCAAGATCGACAACCTCGTGCACATCGGCCATGGGGTGGTGACGGGCCAGGGCTGCGCCCTGGCGGCCCAGGTGGGCATCGCCGGCGGCGCCCGCCTCGGCAACGGCGTGATCCTGGCCGGCCAGGTGGGCCTGGCCAACAAGGCCGTGATGGGCGACCGCTCGATCGCCTCCTCCAAATCCGGCATCCACGGCGAGGTGGCCGCCGGTGAGGTGGTGAGCGGCTACCCGGCGATCCCCAACCGGCTCTGGCTGCGCTGCTCGGCCGCCTTCAACAAGCTGCCGGAGATGGCACGCACCCTGCGCCAGCTGAGCCGCGACGCAAGCTGA
- the leuB gene encoding 3-isopropylmalate dehydrogenase: MTRYRLTLLPGDGIGPEITAVARQLLDAVSARHGFALDYDEQPVGGAAIDATGVPLPEATLEACRASDAVLLAAIGGYQYDALPREQRPETGLLALRSGLGLFANLRPVKILSALIDASSLRPEVIRGVDLLVVRELTGGIYFGTPKGRVEADGHVRAFNTMAYSDDEIDRIARVGFELAAQRGGRLCSVDKANVLDVSQLWRDRVEAIHADYPAVELSHMYVDNAAMQLVRDPRQFDVLLTSNLFGDILSDEAAMLTGSIGMLPSASLGSEGPGLFEPVHGSAPDIAGTDKANPLAMVLSAAMLLRIGLHQGAAAADLERAVDRVLEAGYRTGDLAAEGATVLGCQAMGEQLLAVL, translated from the coding sequence ATGACCCGCTACCGCCTCACCCTGCTGCCCGGTGACGGCATCGGGCCGGAAATCACGGCAGTGGCCCGGCAGCTGCTGGATGCGGTCAGCGCCCGCCACGGCTTCGCGCTCGATTACGACGAGCAGCCCGTGGGTGGGGCCGCCATCGACGCCACCGGCGTGCCCCTGCCCGAGGCCACCCTGGAGGCCTGCCGCGCCAGCGACGCCGTTTTGCTGGCGGCCATCGGCGGCTACCAGTACGACGCCCTGCCCCGGGAACAGCGCCCCGAGACCGGCCTGCTGGCCCTGCGTTCGGGCCTGGGCCTGTTCGCCAACCTGCGGCCTGTGAAGATCCTGAGCGCCCTGATCGACGCCAGCAGCCTGCGCCCGGAGGTGATCAGAGGCGTGGATCTGCTGGTGGTGCGGGAGCTCACCGGGGGGATCTACTTCGGCACCCCCAAGGGCCGCGTCGAGGCCGATGGCCACGTGCGTGCCTTCAACACCATGGCCTACTCCGATGACGAGATCGACCGCATCGCCAGGGTGGGCTTCGAGCTGGCTGCCCAGCGCGGCGGCCGGCTCTGCTCGGTGGACAAGGCCAACGTGCTCGATGTGAGCCAGCTCTGGCGCGATCGGGTCGAGGCGATTCACGCCGACTACCCCGCCGTCGAGCTGAGCCACATGTACGTGGACAACGCCGCCATGCAGCTGGTGCGGGACCCTCGCCAGTTCGATGTGCTGCTGACCAGCAATCTGTTCGGCGACATCCTCAGCGACGAGGCGGCGATGCTCACCGGTTCGATCGGCATGCTGCCCTCGGCCTCCCTGGGCTCCGAAGGCCCAGGCCTGTTCGAGCCGGTGCACGGTTCCGCCCCCGACATCGCCGGCACCGACAAGGCCAATCCGCTGGCGATGGTGCTCTCGGCCGCCATGCTGCTGCGCATCGGCCTGCACCAGGGGGCCGCTGCCGCCGATCTGGAGCGTGCCGTTGATCGGGTGCTGGAGGCCGGTTACCGCACCGGAGATCTGGCCGCCGAAGGCGCCACGGTGCTCGGTTGCCAGGCCATGGGCGAGCAGCTGCTGGCGGTGCTCTGA